The genomic DNA CCATCAAAACGGAAAATACCAATAACTGACCAATGCGCTTACGAGGAAGATTGATTTCCTCCGCTGCCTGTGGGATTACATCAAATCCAACGAACATAAAAGGTGTCATAATGAGTACAACTAGAATCCCTTTCATGCCACTGCCGAAAAGTGGCTGCATATTTTCAACATTTCCAGCTATGGAGCTACCCGTTATGAGCAAAACACCCGCCGTCACAATCAATAACGTCAAAATCGTCATGACAACACTCGCAAGCTTCATGCCACGGTAATTAATCCAGGCAATCAAAATCGAGCCCGCTATGCCGACGCCAGCCCACGTCGCCATCACATCCCAACCGGCAATCGTATACATATACCCCTTGCCATAACCCGGGAATAGGTAATCAAACACAGTTGGCAGCGCAACCGCCTCAAACGCAACGACTGACACATAACCAAGAATAATTGCCCACGTCATAATATAGGACAGTAAGCGTCCCATTGCCGCATAACCGTAAAATAACTCCCCACCCGACAGCGGGAGAGCTGCGGCCAATTCCGCATAGGTCAACCCAACAAAGACAACGAGTAATCCACCGATTAGAAATGCCAGGATTGCGCCTAGTGAACCTGCTTCTGTAATCCACAGCCCAGCCGTTACAACCCAGCCCCAGCCAATCATTGCACCAAAGGCTAGGACAAGCACATCCCGATTCCCCAATACTTTCAACAGCTTCTGGTCTTCCATTCGTCTCCCCCTCGGATAAGAAATGATTCCCCGCATACACATTCGTAAGCGAAGCGGGGCTCATTTTCGATTGATTTTACCGACAGCTTATCTACCCGTTATGACAGCTTGGCTAATTGACTTTCTAACTCTTGTTGAACTGCGAGTACCGCTTCGCGTAACGTTTCAATCATCGCTTCAACCTGCTCCTTGCTCATCACGAGTGGTGGCGCAAAACAAATAATGTCCGTGCTATCATACGTAACTGCTCGACAAATAACGCCTCGTTCATGTAAAGCTTCAATCACTCTTGGCGCCACCTTTAGTTCTGGAGAAAAACGCTTATTCGTTTTCGGATCCTGTACTAATTCCAGCGCACCTAGAAGCCCAAGTGTCCGGATATCTCCTACAATCTCCGCCTCTTCTTTAATGGACGCAAATCCTTTGAGGAGCTCTTCGCCTCTCTGACGCGCATTGTCCACTAAGCCTTCATTCTCGATAATCTCAATGTTTTTCAACGCAACAGCAGCTCCTGTTGGATGTCCGCTATACGTAAAGCCATGAAACAGTACGCCAGACGACTGCGCTTTTAATACTTCATGGACCTTATCGCCAACGATGACACCACCTAGTGGGAAATAGCCGCTTGTCACACCTTTTGCAAATGACAGTAGATCCGGTTCTACTTCCCAATGCTCAATACCGAACATTTTGCCCGTCCGACCGAAGCCTGTGATGACTTCATCTGCCATAAACAAAATGCCGTATTCATCGCATAGCTGACGGATTTCTTTGAAGTAATCTGTCGGTGGAATCAAGACCCCACCTGCACCTTGTACTGGTTCCGCTAAAAATGCCGCGACGGTTTCTGGTCCTTCCGCTTCAATGACCTCTCGAATCGATTGAATCGACGCGCTTGTCCCAATTTCGTATGGCGTTTTCGCATGCGCAAAGCCTGTTAACATATGGCCAGCCATATCCCAAAATTGTGGAATACCTGTTGCACTTGTCGCACCCGCCGTAACGCCGTGGTAGCCCCGTTTTAGCGAAATGATTTTAGTACGTTCAGCTTGTCCTTGTATTTTCCAATAATGACGCACAAGCTTAATCGCGGAATCATTGGACTCCGATCCTCCAGATGTGAAAAACACCGCATTCAAACTAGGAGGCGCAAGATCCGCAATTTTTTTCGCTAGGCGGATTGCAGGTTCATTACTAAAGGAAGAAAACGTCGAACTAAATGCAAGCTGTTCCATTTGTTCTTTCGCTGCCTCCGCAAGCTCTTTACGACCGTGCCCGATATTGACGTTCCATAATGAAGACATCGCATCCACGTACACTTTGCCTTCCGTATCCGTCAGGTAAATTCCTTCGCCTTTTTCAACAATCATTTTTGCTCCCTCAGCCTGTTGCGCCTGGATAGATGTTGTCGGGTGTATAAAGTGCTTCTTGTCCAATTCGATTAGTTCGTTCATGTGTATTCCTCCCCAAAATATAGTTGTCTATCATTTGTTTCTATAATTCTAACGCTCTTTTTTGACAACGCTTACATTTTATTTTCTAGTAATACCATCTCCCCCTTCTCATGCCCAATAATCAATTACGCCTTGGCGTAATTGCGTCCAGATTTTGAATCGAGCTTGTGCCCACAGGACCTGCAGTCGTCGCGACAGGACGTCGCGCACTTAGACTGCCTTCCTTGACTCCTTTCAAAATCTGTGACATCCGCCGGAGGCTTTTTTATCTTTCTTCGCAAAAAAATTTGCTGAAGAAAGATAAAAAGCCAATTCAAAAAGACTACGGGTTTCCGTATGTCCGATTGAACTGGCTTTTACCTGCGTTAAAATGCCTGGGATAGCATTCAACAGGTTAGGCAGTATGATCATTTCCATCTTAGTCAGACAACCAGAACGTCTAAGCGTTCCGACATGACTCATTACGTAATACATTACCTCAACTATGAAGAAATGTAAATATTGAAAATTGTCGAACGTTAACTAGTTTTGTAGATTTAACTCCACCCTCGCCTTTTCATCACGAAAACGGCCATTCAGGCAATCGATTGCTCAATTTCTTATCTTCCCGATAGCCGAGCACATACTCCGCCTGCATAATCGTATGGATCTCGCGCGTTCCCTCGTAAATAACAGGCGCTTTCGAGTTGCGCAAGAATCTAGCGACCAGATAGTCATCGGAATAGCCGTATGCGCCATGAATTTGCACGGCATCATCCGCGGCTTGATTGGCAAAATCACATGCCTGCCATTTCGCAAGCGACGTCTCACGCGTATTGCGCACCCCTTTATTTTTCAGCTCACCAGCGCGATAGACAAGAAGGCGGCTCATCTGATAGCCTGCTTCCATCTTAGCAATCATCTGTTGGACGAGCTGATGCTTGCCGATCGCTTTGCCGAATGTTTCGCGTTGATGGCAATATTTCACACTTTCCTCCAAACACGCCATGATTAATCCGACTGCCCCTGCCGCTACCGTGAAGCGACCATTATCGAGTGCTGACATGGCAATTTTAAAACCTTCGCCCTCTTCTCCTAACAAGTTAGCAGCCGGTATCCGAACATCCTCGAAGAATAATTCCCCCGTATTCCC from Sporosarcina sp. FSL K6-1522 includes the following:
- a CDS encoding aspartate aminotransferase family protein → MNELIELDKKHFIHPTTSIQAQQAEGAKMIVEKGEGIYLTDTEGKVYVDAMSSLWNVNIGHGRKELAEAAKEQMEQLAFSSTFSSFSNEPAIRLAKKIADLAPPSLNAVFFTSGGSESNDSAIKLVRHYWKIQGQAERTKIISLKRGYHGVTAGATSATGIPQFWDMAGHMLTGFAHAKTPYEIGTSASIQSIREVIEAEGPETVAAFLAEPVQGAGGVLIPPTDYFKEIRQLCDEYGILFMADEVITGFGRTGKMFGIEHWEVEPDLLSFAKGVTSGYFPLGGVIVGDKVHEVLKAQSSGVLFHGFTYSGHPTGAAVALKNIEIIENEGLVDNARQRGEELLKGFASIKEEAEIVGDIRTLGLLGALELVQDPKTNKRFSPELKVAPRVIEALHERGVICRAVTYDSTDIICFAPPLVMSKEQVEAMIETLREAVLAVQQELESQLAKLS